In Nocardia sputorum, a single genomic region encodes these proteins:
- a CDS encoding VOC family protein, whose translation MPTRLACVVFDADRPRPVADFWAELLGWSVTLDRPDEVNVASPDADGGELALTFLPAMRAKVGKNRLHLDLATRSLDHQRTQVDRALALGARSVNIGQGTVPWAVLADPEGNEFCVLEPREEYVDTGAVAAVVVDTRDPQRLAEFWSAATGWPTTRRGERLAGLRSPTGLGSWLEFVRTPDAGSGRTRLRLDLTSFPADDRAAEVARLHAAGATTVDRGAPAPERDTDLVLADPERNEFRLLPPARFWSNA comes from the coding sequence ATGCCCACCCGCCTGGCATGCGTCGTGTTCGATGCCGACCGGCCGCGTCCGGTCGCGGATTTCTGGGCCGAACTGCTCGGCTGGAGCGTGACCCTGGACCGCCCCGACGAGGTGAACGTCGCGTCCCCCGACGCCGACGGCGGCGAACTGGCGCTCACCTTCCTGCCCGCGATGCGGGCCAAGGTCGGCAAGAACCGCCTGCACCTCGATCTGGCCACCCGCTCGCTGGACCACCAGCGCACCCAGGTGGACCGGGCGCTCGCCCTGGGCGCGCGATCGGTGAACATCGGCCAAGGCACGGTGCCGTGGGCCGTGCTCGCCGACCCGGAGGGCAACGAGTTCTGCGTGCTCGAACCCAGGGAGGAGTACGTGGACACCGGAGCCGTCGCCGCGGTCGTGGTCGACACGCGCGACCCGCAGCGCCTCGCCGAGTTCTGGTCGGCCGCCACCGGCTGGCCGACCACCCGGCGCGGCGAGCGGCTGGCCGGGCTGCGTTCACCGACCGGCCTGGGCTCCTGGCTGGAGTTCGTGCGCACCCCCGACGCGGGGTCCGGCCGGACCAGACTGCGCCTGGATCTCACTTCGTTCCCGGCCGACGACCGGGCCGCCGAGGTGGCCCGGCTGCACGCCGCGGGCGCGACGACGGTCGACCGGGGCGCCCCGGCGCCGGAGCGGGACACCGATCTGGTCCTCGCCGACCCGGAACGCAACGAGTTCCGGCTGCTGCCACCGGCCCGCTTCTGGTCGAACGCCTGA